In Amycolatopsis sp. EV170708-02-1, the following are encoded in one genomic region:
- a CDS encoding 2-methylaconitate cis-trans isomerase PrpF family protein, which produces MGGQASIPLVLMRGGTSKGLYFHDRDLPPVGPVRDALLSRLMGSPDILQIDGLGGSRPITSKVAIVGPSAREDADVDYTFAQVDIESRQVSYNGNCGNISSGVGPFAIDEGLVPAHDGVTTVRIHNTNTGKILTAAVPVSGGVAEVEGDLAIPGVPGTGAEIVMDWSATVGAMTGRLLPTGAAVDKITLEDGRTVPASIVDAGNPVIWLHSGDFGLDASARSEINEDHRFLGLVRETRGKACVMMGLCDDWRSCEATVPAVPIIGFVAPPVEYRTLNGRQVDAAEMDLRLHLMFMNRLHESVAGTASISLAAASRIPGTTVSEVTRDRGSHEVLIGHPSGVTTVSVVARDVAKGSDAGFRLLGISRTARRLMAGHAFYPAELAMEGR; this is translated from the coding sequence ATGGGAGGCCAGGCGTCGATTCCGCTCGTCCTCATGCGGGGTGGCACGAGCAAAGGGCTCTACTTCCACGACCGCGATCTGCCGCCGGTGGGGCCGGTTCGGGACGCGCTCCTGAGCAGGCTCATGGGATCTCCGGACATTCTGCAGATCGACGGGCTGGGCGGTTCGCGTCCGATCACGTCCAAGGTCGCCATCGTCGGGCCGTCGGCACGCGAGGACGCGGACGTCGACTACACCTTCGCACAGGTCGATATCGAAAGCCGGCAAGTCAGCTACAACGGCAACTGCGGCAACATCTCGTCCGGTGTGGGACCTTTCGCGATCGACGAAGGACTCGTGCCGGCACACGACGGTGTCACCACGGTACGCATCCACAACACGAACACCGGCAAGATCCTCACGGCGGCTGTACCGGTCTCGGGTGGGGTGGCCGAAGTGGAAGGCGACCTGGCGATCCCCGGTGTCCCGGGAACCGGGGCGGAAATTGTCATGGACTGGTCGGCCACCGTCGGCGCCATGACCGGACGTCTCCTGCCGACGGGCGCCGCCGTCGACAAGATCACGCTGGAGGACGGCCGTACCGTCCCGGCTTCGATCGTCGACGCCGGTAATCCCGTGATCTGGCTTCATTCCGGTGACTTCGGCCTGGACGCCAGCGCGCGGAGCGAGATCAACGAGGATCACCGCTTCCTCGGCCTCGTACGGGAAACACGAGGGAAGGCCTGCGTCATGATGGGCCTGTGTGATGACTGGCGGAGTTGCGAGGCGACTGTTCCCGCGGTTCCGATCATCGGTTTCGTCGCACCTCCGGTCGAGTACCGGACTTTGAACGGCCGGCAAGTCGACGCGGCGGAGATGGACCTGCGGCTGCACCTCATGTTCATGAACCGCTTGCACGAAAGTGTGGCGGGCACGGCCTCGATCAGCCTGGCCGCCGCGTCCCGGATTCCGGGGACGACGGTGTCCGAGGTGACGCGCGACCGTGGTTCGCACGAGGTCCTGATCGGTCATCCGTCGGGTGTCACCACGGTGTCCGTGGTGGCCCGCGACGTCGCGAAGGGTTCGGATGCGGGGTTCCGCCTGCTCGGCATCAGCCGCACGGCGCGGCGGTTGATGGCCGGGCACGC